The genomic region GGTCTCTTTAGGCATTGGTCCCTCAGGGCAGAATGAGTTCCAGTGGCAGTATCTACTAACCACAAAAAGGGAACTTGCCTCTTTCACAAGGTCCAATGTGGTGTGTAGGTGCTGGTCTTGCTGGCATAGCATGTGGCAAAGTGTGGTCTGTCCCTTTCTCAGACGTTGTAGTGGTGTTTTGGTCCAGTAGTGTTGTTGTGTAGCCACCGTGTGATTGCATAGcctgaaaaacattttttttttttttaaccaactGAGTTGAATGACTGAGACAAGCAGAACATCACCCAATAAACTATAGCCCTATACTGTGTATCTTTCACAGATCAAAGTGCTGTCTATGACATGCTGACCTAAGCATCATGGGGAGGCttatatctgtcgttctgcccctgaacaaggtagttaacccactgtacctaggccgtcattgaaagtaataATTTGtccctaactgacttgcctagttaaataaaggtcaaataaatcaataaaatatatatatatataattgaatGCATACCTCTTCCTCATGGCACCAGTGATCAAAACAAGTTTCACCAGAGTTTCCTTCCATTGTCACTGGTGTAGGCAAAGCACAGACACCTCCCACTGCAATAGTGTGGAACAAGAGGTGGCATTAAAAATATACAATAATCCATTTATTTGTATGATTCATAACGCTAATAGAGAACAACCTTTTTCTCCGCCATCTCCAGTGccctgtctgtagtgttcctCCAGAAAGTCCAAAATCACCTCCAGATCTGTCTGGTTATCTTCGAAAGAATTCTGATAAAGATAACCGATTCAAATTGTACAGCAGACTCACACATACAGTTCAGTTTGAAAGTGTGACGTCAATATACATCACTGTGCAGTTATCCTTAAGCTTATAACGGTCTCATATTTACCATCGTTGTCGGATGCACGTAGACTGCTGCAGTCACAGGTCCTGATCCCAGGTTTTTCACAGAGTTGTGTGTTAGATGAAATGCATGAAGGAACTGTGTGACACCCAGGCTTTTATTATGCCTCCGCAACATGACAGCCAGTTGGGGCTGCCTTGCTTATCGCCTGGCCTGCACTACTCACCACAACTAGGCTACCGTAATAAACTTTCACCACAGGAACAATGACCACCACCCCACAAAGCCCACCACCAGAGAAGCACTGTCTCCCAGGACAGACCACATCCTCACCGCTGGGCAAGATAAGAGCAGCCATGGGCTCTCTTGACAGGAAAACAGCACTTATCACAATGGTTTGCCTTTTGGGATAGCGATACACCTTGTGTTCATGTCTTACAGAGTGTGGATTGATGGGGAATTGTGAGTGAGGGGTAGACAGTGTTGTTATTGCCGTTGCACAAGCAGACATATTTGGCTCATTCAACAAAGTTCATGGTTTtctattttttcccccctcttttTTTCCTCGGACACAACAAGGATGGGACACTTGTTGGAACTCATGACATTTTCACCATTGTTAGGTAAGCAAGAATGGCTCGGTTATGAAGTCAGTTATGAAGTCAGTGTTGAAGTCAGTGTTGATGCAGTGTTGAATAATTCATTGCCTAAAATAAAACCGTATACACAGTACAAATACAAATTATACAAAAGTTATTTATTAAAATACATCAATGGATTTCAATTCATTATTTACAAAATGACATGCAGTAATACATGTTCGTATTTGAAACCAACATTGTAATTCTTTCCCTTTACATGTACAGTACCCACACCGAAGGCTTATAACTGGTTCACAGTTCtcataggtaaaaaaaaaaagtgaatatATTTTCATTATTTACATATTCAATGATCCACAATACCTGATCAATGGTCATTAAAAAAATTTAAATGGCAAAAGGTGCTGACTTAACGGAgagtaaacattttgaaatgttctTTACCATGACTGTTACGTTTCCTGACCCCCATAACACAATGGCTGCATAACAAGGCCCAGTTGTAGGCCCCCTCAGAAGTATGCAGGAGTAGCAGTATGAATTGACAGCTAGCTAAAGCAGCTTTTAACCTCTGTTATTTTCCCACAGTGACATTACCTGAGTTCATACCTTGGTGACTGTGGATGAAGTGAAACTTGTGGCAAGATCACAGTCTCCCTGGAGGGAGTAATGTTCATACCAGCTGTGCCAGTCAGGTGCAGCAGCAGAGCCATAGTAAGCCTGTTCAGCTGGGGCATGCTGCTGGTGGAGGAGCACCTCCCGCCCAGGGTGGCCAGCCTCGGGGTGCCCGGCAGGGGGAATGACGTGACTGATGCCCCCAAGCCTCTGGATGATCGACGGGTTGAACTGGTAGGTGAGTTTGCGGCGCACCTTTACGATCTCGCCCGTTCGGCTGTAGTTGCGCAGCGCCCGTGCCATCTTCTGATAGGTCATGGTCTTGCGGTTGCCCTTGCGCTTGCCCCAGCACTCGGCCAACTTCTCTTTGTTCTTGGAAATGAAGTGGAAGGTGCTGCTGCCACGGTCCGTCCACTGGATGGAGTCAGCCATGTTGGGATCGCCCAGAGCCTCATGCAGGTACTCATAAAGACGCAGCTTCTTGCGACCTGATGAGATCAAAAGGTTGACTATGATGAAATCATAAACAGGCAGAGATTCAGTTGTAATGATGTCAATTTGATACTTGGCAATCAAAAATCTGAAGCAATAGAATACTAAAGTATTAGAAACATGTTCAATTCTAGCGTATGtagttgtactctctcacatcTCATACAGACATTGTCATTACTCATCACTTGTGGCCAAACACTGCTTACCTTTGCCGCTCCTCGGTGGCGGTGCAATGGAGTAGAACTGGGGGTACTCCACAGTTACAGATGGACCCAGTGAGTCGTAAGGAACAACATGAGGCCATGACTGGCAGGACGAGGAGAGACAAACGGGTCAGGTCAGTCACAACCACATGAGACATGACACATACATGTACTGTAACCTTACATCACAGTTGTGCAAACTTGGAGAAGTCAGTCAATAGTACTATACTGGTCAAATACAACCACTTGTTCTGTACACTCACCGTCTGCTCATTCCAGTCATATGGACCTGGCACATCAGAAGGGTGGGTGATGGGGTAGCAGCACATTATGCCTGATCGCGTTGGAGGCTCAAAGTACTTATACTCTAAGTAGAGGGAGAAAAATATAGTAATTCAATCCAGTCTTCACTGCCAGAACCaatgagactaaaatgtattgAATCATTTTTCAGGCATGCTCAATACAAAGAAAGTATAAACAATAATGTCTGTACAATAATGATGGTGATTGTTAGCTTTCAGATTTAAATCTGGTTTTCTGGCATGAGTGTTGAAGTGTAAGTTTACCTGTATCACAATACGGATCGTCAGAGTGCCGTTGAATCACATCAATTGCATCCTGGAAGTGCTGGTTGATGTCATTATCCAGGGAGATCTAGGAAAACATCAATTACGTGCAATCAACTACAATGTCGTAATTAGGAGAAAAGTTAAGCTACAGAATGAATAGGAATAAATGCCTTATTCTAGAACAAcatgaaatgtatttaaaataaaaactaaATTGATCTTCAATCTGTCATGACTCACCATTTTGTATGTTTGAGCGTGAACTTCAGACAAGGCAAGCAGTGTCTGACCACTGTCTGTGTGAGATGGATGTACTTGTgcaggtgtatatatagtggtgtaAGCCCGCAATATTCACCTTTCGGCTAAAACGAAGTGTCAGAAAAGAGATTGGTCGATTTAAATGTGTCAACGTCAATTCGTGGTTGGCAATACTTCTCTTTTTGGAAGAGCAGATCAGATACACCTCCCACAATCACTCTTTCACACTGTTACTAGATCAGATCACATGAATAATAATAACCTCTCTTATGACTTCATTTATCCAGGAATATCCTTCAATAGCATTCTAATTAGCATTTTTGGGTAGATATTTATAAACATGCATATTATCTTACCATAAATGCTCTTCAGTAAATATAGACTTTACTGTAAATTGAAATCTGAGACCCTTGAACTGCTGAGGGATATGTCTATATAATTTCCATTATATTGTTTTACAGGGTTTTAAGTGTATTGTCTGACGTGGCTAACACTTACAGAGCCTATAGAATGTCTACACCCCCTTAAgctttttttcccacattttgatgCGTTACAAAGTGGGGTTGTCATTGATCTAGGCAAAATACTccacaatgtcaaagtgaaaagaaaattctacacatttttacaaattaatacaaatgtaATAACTAAAATATAACGTATGTTTTCACCtcctttgtttaggcaagcctaaattaatTCAGATGTCaaatttggcttaacaaatcacataataagttacatgggcTCACTCTATGGGAAATAATAGTGGTTGATTtttgggtaacaataacaaatcaaaaatgtaatgaccaagcatggtcaagttaataattatgttgtggatgatgtattaaatCACCCATACACATCAAAGatgcagtcgtccttctgaactgagcagcaggacaggaaggaaactgcttaggGATGTCACCACGAGGCCATTGATGatttttaaaacagctacagagttcaatggctgtgatgggagaaaacaggATGAACAACATTTTCACGACTTCCACTGAAGtcgtttcctctccttgttcgggcggtgttcggcggtcagcgtcactggtcttctagccatcgtcgatccacttttcattttccatttgttttgtcttgttttcctacacacctggtttccatttccctcattaagtgttgtgtatttaaccctctgttccccacatgtccttgtgtggaattgtttgtatgtaagtgcttgtgcactaTGTTACTGGTGTGggtcgggttttgtacccatgtaggTTCTTTTTTTATTGCCGTTGGTTTTTtaaattaaactgctccggctattacctatttctgctctcctgcgtctgacttcactGGCACTAGTTCCGCAACCCTTAcaaacattgtagtgactccagaATAATTACCTAAAcagcagagtgaaaagaagaataaaAATATACAGAATATGCATCCTGTATTCACTAAAGTTAAAAAAATACACTTTtagcctaaatgcaaagccttatgtttggtggaatccaacacaacacatcactgagtaactgcctccttattttcaagcatggtggtgtctgcatcatggtatgggtatgcttgacatcagcaaaaactgggatgtttttcaggatgaaaataaactggatggagctaagcacaggcaaaatcctagaggaaaacctgcttcatctgctttccaccagacactgggagatgaattcacctttcagatgGACAATAACCAACAACGCAAAGTCAAATCTACACTgaagttgtttaccaagaagacagtaaatgttttgacttaaatctgcttgaaaacctatggcaagactttaaaattgctgtctagccatgatccccaataccttgacagagcttgaagaattttgaaaagaataataggtgaatattgcacaatccagatgtgtcatgtattgactcaggggggtgaatacttatctaatcaagctATATTAGTGTTTtcattcattttcattttttcattcatctttttttttaaatgttgtgttgtgtagatcattgacaaaaaaagtacaattaaatacatttttgtccCACTTTTTAATAtattaaaatgtgaagaaaatccAAGGGGGTGTAGATTTTCTATAGGCACTGTATCTGTAACCAAACTGCAGTCGTTGACATCAAGTGATAAAAACCCTATTAGTTTTCCATTCTAAAGCCTGAGTATAAGCTCCATGTAGCCTTTAGCCCATTTAGCATTTTTTGATAGTAAGTTATTATGGACACACTGGAGATGGTGTAATGAAGTAGTGAAAGTAGTGAAAAGTGTTGCATCATGTCTGGTAAATAGTTGATCTGTATTTCAGTAGATTAGCAATCTGTTGGTTTTAGAATTGATACAATGTTGCTGATTTATCCTGACTTGTAATGGATATTACTGTATGCCTAAGACAAACACAATAAGGTGTGCATGATGAGTGTTGATTTCAGCAGGAGACTGAAAAGTAGATGATTAAAAACCATACTTCCCTAATTCTAATGATGGAATCATCTGCACCTGTTAAAAAAACCTCGTGTAACTTGATTGCACCTTCTGAACCACTAGGGATTGCTAATGTACACATCGCCGTTTCTATATTTTTAAAACAGCATTTGTTGATTTCATTTTCACACTCGATACTTCAAAGTATTAAACAAACTAGGTGATGATGAAAAAAATACAATACACAAGTACCGTAAGTATAACTTGCTGTGAGTCGATTACATAAATGTAACCTTTTTGAGATGATTATGAAATATTTCAGTAAATCAATGTGAGCCACACCGTCTGGTCACTGTTGCAACCATATGTTGTACAGATATCACACATTTTAATAAATAGATATGTGTTGCTTAACTGGAACTGACCTATGCATTAGGGGTCAGATTTTTGACCTGAGTCATAAAAGCTATCGTTAATGATTCATAGTTCAAGTATATGTATTTGTCTTGTCCGCAAATCCCAACTCCTCCCTCTCCAAATAAACAAGGGATTTTTGAGAAGTTCATTTATTAGAAGCTGCC from Oncorhynchus kisutch isolate 150728-3 linkage group LG9, Okis_V2, whole genome shotgun sequence harbors:
- the LOC109896378 gene encoding transcription factor Spi-C, producing the protein MISLDNDINQHFQDAIDVIQRHSDDPYCDTEYKYFEPPTRSGIMCCYPITHPSDVPGPYDWNEQTSWPHVVPYDSLGPSVTVEYPQFYSIAPPPRSGKGRKKLRLYEYLHEALGDPNMADSIQWTDRGSSTFHFISKNKEKLAECWGKRKGNRKTMTYQKMARALRNYSRTGEIVKVRRKLTYQFNPSIIQRLGGISHVIPPAGHPEAGHPGREVLLHQQHAPAEQAYYGSAAAPDWHSWYEHYSLQGDCDLATSFTSSTVTKV